The following proteins are encoded in a genomic region of Populus trichocarpa isolate Nisqually-1 chromosome 13, P.trichocarpa_v4.1, whole genome shotgun sequence:
- the LOC7477755 gene encoding uncharacterized protein LOC7477755 gives MWAFISSVRILGCCHIYLATSSIFHKRSPPFAFAASIKNNTNNNMSSSFSHSNRGGRGLEMQNDREGSRGRGRGRGGSSKDKIDALGRLLTRILRHKASELNLNMRSDGFVKVEDLLKLNMKTFANVPLRSHTDDDVKEAVRKDNKQRLSLLEEGGELLIRANQGHSIKTVESESLLKAILSPEEITVCVHGTYKKNLDSILESGLKRMQRLHVHFSSGLPTDVEVISGMRRDVNVLIFLDVRKALEEGMKLYISDNRVILTEGFDGTIPVKYFERIESWPDRQPIPFQTT, from the exons ATGTGGGCTTTTATAAGCAGTGTTCGAATTCTAGGCTGCTGTCATATCTATCTTGCAACCTCCTCTATTTTTCATAAGCGGTCTCCTCCTTTTGCTTTTGCTGCttccataaaaaacaatacaaacaacaacATGAGCTCTTCCTTTTCTCATTCCAATAGAGG AGGAAGAGGTTTGGAGATGCAAAACGATAGAGAAGGGTCTAGAGGCCGAGGCCGCGGCAGAGGGGGATCTagtaaggataaaattgatgcACTTGGCAGATTACT GACACGGATCTTGCGTCATAAGGCTTCAGAGTTGAACTTGAATATGCGGAGTGATGGGTTTGTCAAAGTTGAGGATTTACTAAagctcaatatgaaaacatTTGCTAATGTTCCGTTAAGATCACATACTGATGATGATGTTAAAGAG GCTGTTAGAAAAGATAATAAGCAGCGACTTAGCCTCCTGGAAGAAGGTGGGGAGCTTCTGATACGTGCTAACCAAGGCCACTCGATAAAG ACAGTTGAATCTGAAAGTCTGTTAAAAGCAATTCTTTCGCCCGAGGAAATTACAG TGTGTGTACATGGGACCTATAAGAAGAATCTGGACTCAATTTTGGAATCTGGTTTAAAGAGAATGCAAAGATTGCATGTTCACTTCTCCAGTGGTTTGCCAACAGATGTTGAAGTGATTAGTG GTATGAGACGGGATgttaatgttttgatatttcTTGATGTCAGAAAAGCACTTGAAG AGGGGATGAAGCTTTACATTTCAGACAATAGGGTGATTTTGACAGAAGGTTTTGACGGCACCATACCTGTCAAGTATTTTGAAAGAATAGAATCTTGGCCTGATAGACAGCCTATACCCTTCCAGACGACCTAA